The following are encoded together in the Brassica napus cultivar Da-Ae chromosome A9, Da-Ae, whole genome shotgun sequence genome:
- the LOC125578138 gene encoding uncharacterized protein LOC125578138 yields MVYGELMEKADSLGELIQKLEGQVAEIATAIKRDAGCLLGRTDLNPRRQPYDADKTGKSNSHPILLNDLDQNPSQENRKTTAEKTKEKAIDLELEEDTEIEDEIDRQYETDVDRPKTPIIDRQPEKPVDRWSTQPEPIIERVYRTLPPFPPKTQTKKSLESTICKKALDKITVEMSLSDAIKIAPSIKKYIKDMTSPNYPIAEHSVMMISEEVSAMIKGETPTKRSDPGSFVLDCKIENTRFPRSLCDLGSSVNLMPYSVAVTLDLLGYPKEFSKMFP; encoded by the exons ATGGTTTACGGAGAATTGATGGAGAAAGCAGATTCTTTAGGAGAACTAATCCAAAAATTAGAAGGTCAAGTAGCTGAGATTGCAACTGCCATAAAGAGAGACGCTGGATGTCTTCTCGGAAGAACTGATCTAAACCCAAGACGTCAA CCTTACGACGCCGACAAGACCGGGAAAAGCAACTCTCATCCTATTCTTCTTAACGATCTTGACCAAAATCCATCTCAAGAGAACCGGAAAACCACTGCTGAAAAGACTAAGGAAAAGGCAATAGACTTAGAACTAGAAGAAGATACAGAGATTGAGGatgaaatcgatcgacagtacgaaactgacgtcgatcgacccAAAACACctatcatcgatcgacaacctgaaaaacccgtcgatcgatggtctacTCAACCCGAGCCCATAATTGAAAGAGTCTATAGAACTTTACCCCCTTTTCCTCCTAAAACGCAAACTAAGAAATCATTAGAAAGCACAATCTGCAAGAAAGCCTTAGATAAGATTACTGTCGAGATGTCCCTTAGTGATGCTATAAAAATAGCACCTTCAATTAAGAAGTACATAAAGGATATGACATCTCCAAACTATCCAATCGCAGAACATAGCGTGATGATGATTTCAGAAGAAGTAAGTGCTATGATTAAAGGAGAAACTCCAACGAAGAGATCAGATCCTGGTAGTTTCGTCCTAGattgtaaaatagaaaacacGCGCTTCCCTAGATCATTATGTGACCTCGGCTCTAGCGTGAACCTTATGCCTTACTCTGTTGCAGTGACGTTAGATCTATTAGGGTACCCGAAGGAATTCTCGAAGATGTTCCCATAA